In a genomic window of uncultured Methanobrevibacter sp.:
- a CDS encoding right-handed parallel beta-helix repeat-containing protein → MCADDSNQTAQDTLEVDEVDVLGDAEGTYTELETNLNQSTGSISLDKDYKYDSNDGEKTYIKLSDKTLVIDGNSKTIDGNQKAGFLNLSNSNLTIKNLKITNCSLSSIILSNSILNLKNVTFDNNFDKDAGAAIYAMRSNITSANSTYSNNNAINKIDITAGAAIFSGNSTLTSTNDKFLNNYAQLGSSIYANSGSELDISNALFKNDNPVLWV, encoded by the coding sequence GTGTGTGCTGATGATTCAAATCAAACAGCGCAGGATACCCTTGAGGTAGATGAGGTTGATGTTCTCGGAGATGCTGAGGGAACATATACTGAACTAGAAACTAATTTAAATCAATCTACTGGTTCAATAAGTTTAGATAAAGATTATAAATATGATTCAAATGATGGAGAAAAAACATATATAAAATTAAGCGATAAGACATTGGTAATAGATGGAAATAGCAAAACAATTGATGGAAACCAAAAGGCAGGATTTTTAAATCTTTCAAATAGTAATCTGACAATTAAAAATCTAAAGATTACTAACTGTAGTTTATCTTCAATAATATTGAGTAATTCAATTTTAAATTTGAAAAATGTAACTTTTGATAATAACTTTGATAAGGATGCAGGTGCTGCAATTTATGCAATGAGATCTAACATAACAAGTGCTAATTCTACATATTCAAACAACAATGCAATAAACAAAATTGATATTACAGCAGGAGCTGCAATATTTTCAGGTAATTCTACATTAACTAGTACCAATGATAAGTTTTTAAACAATTATGCTCAATTGGGATCATCCATTTATGCAAATAGTGGTAGTGAACTAGATATATCTAATGCACTGTTTAAAAATGATAATCCGGTTTTATGGGTATGA
- a CDS encoding transcription factor S: protein MEFCPECGKMLMPKNGKIKCRCGYEKSLEKEDLEEQYHMEGEKNPEAKVIVTDSNNVALPTTRITCYKCGGTKGYWWTVQTRSADEAPTNFIRCAKCGNTWRSSN, encoded by the coding sequence ATGGAATTTTGTCCTGAATGTGGTAAGATGTTAATGCCCAAAAACGGTAAGATTAAATGTAGATGTGGCTATGAAAAATCCCTTGAAAAGGAGGATTTGGAGGAGCAGTATCACATGGAGGGCGAAAAGAATCCTGAGGCAAAGGTCATAGTCACCGACAGCAACAATGTTGCACTGCCGACCACAAGGATAACATGTTACAAATGCGGAGGAACCAAGGGTTACTGGTGGACAGTACAGACTAGGTCTGCCGATGAGGCACCAACCAATTTTATAAGATGTGCTAAATGCGGCAACACATGGCGCAGCTCTAACTGA
- a CDS encoding DUF2149 domain-containing protein: MVRKGGRRRSKRVEEDPMAGTSNLVDAMLVIAVGFLVFVIISWNMQAMIDPSQNIQEQMQQKTTEVDQGQQLNETPDTSNSSGQGYTEMGKVYKDPATGKLIMVEG, from the coding sequence ATGGTAAGAAAAGGCGGCAGACGAAGATCTAAACGTGTAGAAGAAGACCCAATGGCTGGTACATCCAACCTTGTGGATGCAATGCTGGTTATTGCTGTCGGTTTTCTGGTTTTTGTTATCATAAGCTGGAACATGCAGGCAATGATAGATCCAAGCCAAAACATTCAAGAGCAGATGCAACAGAAAACGACTGAAGTTGACCAGGGTCAGCAGTTGAACGAAACTCCTGACACTTCAAACTCTTCCGGTCAAGGTTATACCGAAATGGGTAAGGTTTACAAAGACCCAGCGACGGGTAAACTGATTATGGTGGAGGGATGA
- a CDS encoding MotA/TolQ/ExbB proton channel family protein produces MALSIPGGEFLTGSLDVISQSLTIPVLVILLVIVIISIITLGGAIAEYTSRRKVPVGTIRDLIYDINRAASIDELNNVISSAKIPKAQKKVLSEIASSSELGTASREALARKLFEFEEEKTMNSLQKTDIITRIGPTLGLMGTLIPMGPGLAALGAGDINTLASSLTVAFNTTIVGIGSGALCYFIGKVRSGWYDRYLSDLDALIDSVLDRMSR; encoded by the coding sequence ATGGCTTTAAGTATTCCGGGTGGAGAATTTCTAACAGGATCCCTTGATGTAATCTCACAGAGTTTAACAATTCCGGTATTGGTTATACTGCTTGTAATTGTTATCATTTCTATCATTACATTAGGTGGAGCTATTGCAGAGTATACTTCAAGACGCAAAGTTCCTGTTGGAACAATAAGAGATTTAATTTATGATATTAATAGGGCAGCATCTATTGATGAGTTGAATAATGTTATTTCAAGTGCTAAAATTCCAAAGGCACAGAAAAAGGTTTTAAGTGAAATCGCTTCTTCAAGCGAATTGGGTACTGCTTCAAGGGAAGCTTTGGCCCGTAAGCTGTTTGAATTTGAAGAAGAAAAAACAATGAATTCACTGCAGAAAACTGATATTATTACCCGTATCGGACCTACCTTAGGGCTGATGGGTACTTTAATTCCGATGGGACCTGGTCTGGCTGCTCTTGGTGCAGGCGACATCAATACATTGGCATCTTCCCTTACAGTTGCGTTCAACACAACTATTGTCGGTATCGGTTCCGGTGCATTATGTTACTTCATTGGAAAAGTACGTTCAGGATGGTATGACAGATACCTGTCTGATTTAGATGCTTTAATCGATTCAGTTCTTGATAGGATGAGCAGATAG
- a CDS encoding DUF2162 domain-containing protein, producing MDMMSVLWQVGIFASVLVFGIKIGLASGLANLSKKLFAVICIAYGGGVVLISAIASLYSEQLVQAIYSYNTIFYIIMASIMIIAGLFTIREWKIHDKNTSTATSLAIIAPCPCCFGSIIASVLIVAPTIGVSSLNLSWYAVAALVGVMIVTYFASNTIVRVLNRPYPIVLGNFMLLLGAYFLLSAIVIPNIAGALSKTTSPITIGSPQDVLMVILALAILLVGGMVLNRRGRSILR from the coding sequence ATGGATATGATGAGTGTATTATGGCAAGTTGGAATATTTGCATCTGTTCTGGTTTTTGGAATAAAAATCGGGCTGGCATCAGGTTTGGCTAATTTGTCAAAAAAACTGTTTGCAGTAATATGCATTGCTTATGGTGGAGGTGTTGTTTTAATTTCTGCTATTGCTTCTCTATACTCAGAACAGTTGGTTCAGGCAATATACAGTTATAATACAATATTTTACATTATCATGGCTTCAATCATGATTATTGCAGGTTTATTTACAATAAGAGAATGGAAAATACATGATAAAAATACTTCAACAGCAACTTCTTTAGCTATTATTGCTCCTTGTCCATGTTGTTTTGGTTCAATTATTGCAAGTGTGCTTATTGTGGCACCGACAATCGGAGTCAGTTCACTCAATTTAAGTTGGTATGCTGTGGCTGCACTTGTGGGAGTTATGATTGTAACTTATTTCGCATCAAATACTATCGTAAGAGTTTTAAATAGACCTTATCCTATTGTTTTAGGTAATTTCATGCTTTTACTTGGTGCATACTTCTTACTTTCGGCTATTGTAATACCAAACATTGCGGGAGCACTATCAAAAACTACTAGTCCAATTACTATAGGTTCTCCTCAAGATGTCCTGATGGTAATATTGGCATTGGCAATATTGCTTGTGGGCGGTATGGTTTTAAATAGAAGAGGCAGAAGTATTTTAAGATAA
- a CDS encoding phenylacetate--CoA ligase family protein, translated as MFWNEEIETMSRQDLEELQLKKLQNTVKRAFDKIPYYNKKYSEAEVYPEDIETLKDIEKLPFITKDDLRESYPFGLFAVDIKEIKELHSSSGTTGKPVVSGYTEKDLDTWAETIARGLTMMGIGEDDILQNTHGYGMFTGGFGVHYGSHKVGAAIIPISTGQTRRQIEIMQDFGTTGLIFTPSYGIHLGEVALEDGIDPKDLGIKAIGFGAEGWTEEIRQRVEEIFGAKAYNIYGLTELMGPGVGIECEAQKGLHIAEDIYYPEIINPDTLQVLGENTPGELVLTNLEREGMPVIRFRTKDLTKITYEKCECGRTHARMSRITGRSDDMIKVKGVGIFPSQIEKALLKAGDVEPHYMIIVTRPGTLDEIEVKVEASHDLFFDGVKEMMAVQTKIGKSIENETGIRVKVTLVEPKTLPRFEGKAKRVIDKRNLH; from the coding sequence ATGTTTTGGAATGAAGAAATTGAAACAATGTCAAGGCAAGACCTTGAAGAATTACAATTAAAAAAGCTTCAAAACACTGTAAAAAGAGCATTTGATAAGATACCTTATTACAACAAGAAATACAGTGAAGCTGAAGTTTATCCAGAAGATATAGAAACTTTAAAAGATATTGAAAAATTACCATTCATCACAAAAGACGACTTGCGTGAAAGCTATCCCTTCGGACTTTTCGCAGTTGACATCAAAGAGATTAAGGAATTGCACTCATCATCAGGTACCACAGGAAAACCTGTCGTTTCAGGATACACTGAAAAGGACCTGGATACCTGGGCCGAAACCATTGCACGTGGACTCACCATGATGGGAATCGGTGAAGATGATATCCTGCAAAACACCCACGGATACGGTATGTTCACCGGAGGATTCGGTGTCCATTACGGTTCACACAAGGTCGGAGCTGCAATCATCCCTATTTCAACAGGCCAGACAAGAAGACAGATTGAAATCATGCAGGACTTCGGTACAACCGGTTTAATCTTTACCCCATCATACGGAATTCACTTAGGAGAAGTCGCCCTTGAAGATGGCATAGACCCTAAGGACTTGGGCATCAAGGCAATCGGATTTGGAGCTGAAGGATGGACCGAAGAAATCAGACAGAGAGTGGAGGAAATCTTTGGCGCAAAGGCATATAACATTTACGGTTTGACCGAACTTATGGGACCTGGTGTGGGTATCGAATGTGAAGCGCAAAAAGGTTTGCACATTGCAGAAGACATCTACTATCCTGAAATCATCAATCCTGATACTTTACAGGTTCTAGGTGAAAACACCCCTGGAGAATTGGTTTTAACCAACCTTGAAAGGGAGGGTATGCCAGTCATAAGATTCAGAACAAAAGACCTGACCAAAATCACATATGAAAAATGTGAATGTGGAAGAACCCATGCAAGAATGAGCAGAATTACCGGAAGATCCGACGACATGATTAAGGTTAAGGGAGTAGGTATTTTCCCATCACAAATCGAAAAAGCATTGCTTAAAGCAGGTGATGTAGAGCCTCATTATATGATTATAGTTACAAGACCTGGAACACTTGATGAAATTGAAGTGAAAGTTGAAGCATCCCATGACCTTTTCTTTGATGGCGTCAAAGAGATGATGGCAGTACAGACAAAAATCGGAAAATCAATAGAAAACGAAACAGGAATACGTGTAAAAGTAACATTAGTAGAACCAAAAACACTACCAAGATTTGAAGGAAAAGCAAAAAGAGTGATTGATAAGAGGAACTTACATTAG
- a CDS encoding acetolactate synthase: protein MKIKQLSIFLQNRMGSLAKPLEVLTVANVNIRAMCMADTSEFGILRLVVDDPIKGKEALEENNFLVKITEIIGVEMNDSPGGLTTVLDIIKDNLIDLEYLYAFSHDKAEKAILLLHADDIDNLISVLTKNNIPIVSAEEVYNL from the coding sequence ATGAAAATAAAACAACTGTCAATATTTTTACAGAACAGAATGGGAAGCCTTGCAAAACCATTGGAAGTCCTTACCGTAGCAAATGTCAACATCCGTGCAATGTGCATGGCGGATACATCCGAATTCGGTATCCTCAGACTTGTTGTTGACGATCCGATTAAAGGAAAAGAAGCACTTGAGGAAAACAATTTCCTTGTAAAGATTACCGAAATCATCGGCGTTGAAATGAATGATTCACCGGGTGGCCTTACAACCGTTTTAGATATCATCAAAGACAACCTAATTGATTTGGAATATCTTTACGCTTTCTCACATGACAAAGCGGAAAAGGCAATCTTATTATTACATGCAGACGATATTGATAATCTGATATCCGTTTTAACCAAAAACAATATACCAATCGTTTCAGCCGAAGAGGTATATAACTTATAG
- a CDS encoding right-handed parallel beta-helix repeat-containing protein, which produces MKTKIRLLVISLILITLFSIGAAAASENVDLNSSDVTQVSNNIVGLSDDASDIQTKISANPNQNSQNSENDVVSDEGNKNILGSSDESNELKATNDDVLSSKITVNGKWFVDIRNAYASAKNGDIIDLSGNTYAGENREMQFIDNKRVTIANAIIDASNSWKFTGISTIKNCVLENITFKNYKTTERHPFGFENVVLRNVKFDNFDNAIAAINARNCVFENVTLSNMKSRLNETQDGVYEKGAMVVSYYSTYNNCNFINLSTNHHSGAICVAGEEGNSVNISNSKFINCSSGVGGAVYVHGNGKISDKLYSTIVNCSFINNTATQWGGALGSSQNNLIVENCEFINNKAKQGAAFMVGGITHGLDGITEGHNNIMKNCYFYNNTGSEEGGAVHMWGDNSSAINCTFKDNYAVNGKGAAIYVKGENATVIESEFYDHESEMGTVYILGKNAEIINSTFENNTASKGGAGAYIEGNNSYIENSTFVNNNATEQGGALHLQGDHIKILKSIFNSNHAHPHPENPNCGLGGAIYIIGNNNDIAYCEFTKNIAVNGSAIYNRGSQSRIEDVKFIDNQAWSYLLITTATPNLSNYSKSNNVSIKVTHIGGANIIHAIYNDGDVTDIIFFNVTYEHSTAHDMINTGNTDVHPKDGAENSEGGKLIYQDSREDSQTVRIIVVKEKPSNGILGVPEFDGDIIHDGVYKTNYLGAVSLDLIGLEPGTYTVYAEHPENTLYTFINNVTRFEISPYVDLSITKSSDRDSYLVGDIATFEISVESLGSDASNVVVSEMLPDSFDIISYTVSKGEFNTSDKSWKIGSLKSEEKATLTLKVKVTEIGTFTNTVNVTSDDEDVNLTNNIANATIKVENINNNTENETDDKIPDNSTDDIPIDEDIEIDEKITISENDKKISVSNGKATGNPILLVLISLLVVCLGIRRRN; this is translated from the coding sequence ATGAAAACAAAAATTAGACTTTTGGTTATTAGCCTGATTCTAATAACTCTGTTCTCCATAGGTGCTGCTGCAGCTAGTGAGAACGTTGATTTGAATTCAAGTGACGTGACCCAAGTTTCAAACAACATTGTTGGATTATCTGATGATGCATCAGATATTCAGACAAAAATATCTGCTAATCCTAATCAAAATTCACAAAACAGTGAAAATGATGTAGTATCAGACGAAGGGAATAAAAATATTTTAGGCTCTTCTGATGAATCAAATGAATTGAAAGCAACTAATGATGATGTTTTAAGTTCCAAAATCACCGTTAACGGAAAATGGTTTGTTGACATCAGAAACGCATATGCCAGTGCAAAGAATGGTGACATTATTGACCTTTCCGGAAACACATATGCTGGTGAAAACAGGGAAATGCAATTCATAGACAATAAGAGAGTTACAATTGCCAACGCAATTATTGACGCTTCCAACAGCTGGAAGTTCACCGGAATTTCAACAATTAAGAACTGTGTTCTTGAAAACATTACATTCAAAAACTACAAGACAACTGAAAGACATCCTTTCGGATTTGAAAATGTAGTTTTGAGAAATGTGAAATTCGACAATTTTGATAATGCAATAGCTGCTATCAATGCACGTAATTGTGTTTTTGAAAACGTTACATTGTCAAACATGAAATCCCGTTTAAATGAAACCCAAGACGGTGTCTATGAAAAAGGCGCAATGGTGGTTTCATACTACTCAACATACAATAATTGTAACTTTATCAATCTATCCACAAATCATCATTCAGGAGCAATATGTGTTGCCGGTGAAGAAGGCAATTCAGTGAATATCTCCAATTCCAAATTCATCAACTGCTCATCCGGTGTCGGAGGGGCGGTTTATGTTCATGGAAACGGCAAGATATCAGACAAGTTGTACAGTACCATTGTTAACTGTTCATTCATTAACAATACCGCCACACAATGGGGCGGAGCCTTAGGTTCAAGTCAAAACAATCTGATTGTTGAAAACTGTGAATTCATTAACAATAAGGCAAAACAGGGTGCTGCATTTATGGTAGGTGGAATCACCCACGGTTTAGACGGTATTACAGAAGGACATAACAATATAATGAAAAACTGTTATTTCTACAATAATACCGGTAGTGAAGAAGGTGGAGCTGTCCACATGTGGGGAGACAATTCCAGTGCCATCAACTGTACTTTCAAAGACAATTACGCCGTCAACGGTAAGGGTGCGGCAATCTATGTGAAAGGAGAGAACGCAACAGTCATCGAGTCAGAATTCTATGATCATGAAAGTGAAATGGGAACAGTATACATCCTGGGAAAGAATGCTGAAATCATCAATTCAACATTTGAAAACAACACCGCATCCAAAGGCGGTGCTGGAGCATACATTGAAGGAAACAATTCCTATATTGAAAATTCAACATTTGTGAATAACAATGCTACAGAGCAAGGTGGGGCTCTCCATTTGCAAGGAGACCATATCAAAATCCTGAAGTCAATATTCAATTCCAATCACGCTCATCCGCATCCGGAAAATCCAAACTGCGGTTTAGGAGGAGCTATCTACATTATCGGAAACAATAATGATATAGCTTACTGTGAGTTTACAAAAAACATTGCGGTTAACGGATCAGCGATATATAATCGTGGTTCACAATCAAGAATTGAAGATGTTAAATTCATTGACAATCAGGCATGGAGTTATCTATTGATAACAACCGCAACACCTAACTTAAGCAATTATTCAAAGTCAAACAATGTTTCAATTAAGGTCACACACATTGGAGGTGCGAACATCATTCACGCAATCTACAATGACGGAGATGTGACAGATATCATTTTCTTCAATGTGACATATGAGCATTCAACAGCCCATGACATGATAAACACTGGAAATACAGATGTTCACCCAAAAGACGGTGCTGAAAACAGTGAAGGCGGAAAATTAATCTATCAAGATTCCCGTGAAGACTCACAGACTGTCAGAATCATTGTCGTTAAGGAAAAACCTTCAAACGGCATTTTGGGAGTGCCTGAATTTGATGGAGACATAATCCATGACGGAGTTTACAAAACCAATTATCTTGGAGCCGTCTCATTGGACCTGATTGGATTGGAACCTGGAACATACACCGTTTACGCTGAACATCCAGAGAACACATTATACACATTCATAAACAATGTCACAAGGTTTGAAATTTCACCATATGTGGATTTAAGCATAACAAAATCCAGTGATAGAGATTCCTATCTTGTAGGGGACATTGCAACATTTGAAATCAGTGTTGAGTCTCTTGGAAGCGATGCAAGCAACGTGGTTGTCAGTGAAATGCTGCCTGATTCATTCGATATAATTTCATACACTGTAAGTAAAGGTGAATTCAACACTTCCGACAAATCTTGGAAAATCGGATCATTAAAATCCGAGGAAAAAGCTACATTGACCCTGAAGGTTAAAGTGACCGAAATCGGAACATTCACCAATACCGTCAATGTGACCTCGGACGATGAGGATGTCAACTTAACAAACAATATTGCTAACGCAACAATAAAAGTTGAAAACATCAACAACAATACTGAAAATGAGACCGATGATAAAATACCGGATAATTCCACTGATGACATTCCTATTGATGAGGATATAGAAATTGATGAAAAGATCACTATATCTGAAAATGATAAAAAAATAAGTGTTTCAAATGGAAAAGCTACCGGTAATCCTATACTGTTGGTATTGATTTCATTACTTGTGGTTTGTTTAGGAATTAGGAGAAGAAATTAA
- a CDS encoding SDR family NAD(P)-dependent oxidoreductase — MTGRNEERAKEVVDDIKAAGNEAIYVIADMANLDDVQKIFDATMEKYGTVDVLFNNAGMLSMSPLMEVTLEEWNRVFNVNVTSALLLTQLVAPVMQEKGKGTIINTCSVASFGAHHGFAAYVDSKHAMAGLTKSMAWELGPEIRCNGIAPGLIHTAMVDSIGGPGALQQMIDQCPVKRHGVPEDIANIALFLASDDSSFIDGQIIKVDGGFEI; from the coding sequence GTGACCGGAAGAAACGAAGAAAGAGCAAAAGAAGTGGTGGATGACATCAAAGCAGCCGGAAACGAAGCAATCTATGTAATTGCAGATATGGCAAACCTGGACGATGTACAAAAAATATTCGATGCCACAATGGAAAAATACGGAACCGTCGACGTTCTCTTCAACAATGCAGGAATGCTATCAATGTCCCCATTAATGGAAGTGACACTTGAAGAGTGGAACAGAGTATTCAACGTCAACGTTACCTCCGCATTACTCCTGACTCAATTAGTTGCACCTGTAATGCAAGAAAAAGGAAAAGGAACAATCATCAACACATGTTCAGTGGCATCATTTGGAGCACACCACGGATTTGCAGCATACGTGGACAGTAAACATGCAATGGCAGGATTAACCAAATCCATGGCATGGGAATTAGGTCCTGAAATAAGATGCAACGGTATTGCACCTGGATTAATCCACACAGCAATGGTAGACAGTATCGGAGGTCCTGGAGCATTACAACAAATGATTGATCAGTGCCCAGTTAAAAGACATGGTGTGCCTGAAGACATTGCAAACATTGCACTCTTCCTTGCAAGCGATGACTCCTCATTTATCGATGGTCAAATCATCAAGGTAGATGGCGGATTCGAAATTTAA
- a CDS encoding LytS/YhcK type 5TM receptor domain-containing protein: protein MSDIKKIILYKRTLYLSIIFFVLLVFNIIFLASLIRYYYIEGIFKISFDTVNNIVTIISAIIILGFISTRLPQLRNIGDSSLYEIAYLIIIGLFSILISYFNKSTNSDAFISPFMDMFEVLSVILILILISSKTKFFKNMMFHKARRKDKVVCLIIFTVLAIIASSYILFINDSYVNVRSMVVMTAGLFGGPVLGIPVGIISGVYRLFLGGTTAVPCSFATIICGFLGSAIYVLNGKKFLKHFWAVILMFLYIGFEMLLIVWMSPQNISIPYVQDIYPLMLFGNVLGMILFIMIVREEKKPDIDYEELRMRELQNTLDEYQDKVEQLEEDVEFLKKKIE, encoded by the coding sequence ATGAGCGATATTAAAAAGATTATTTTATATAAAAGGACATTATATTTGTCCATTATTTTTTTTGTGTTGCTTGTTTTTAATATTATTTTTTTAGCTTCCTTAATCAGATATTATTATATCGAGGGCATTTTCAAAATTTCCTTTGATACTGTGAATAATATTGTGACTATAATTTCTGCAATTATCATTTTGGGATTTATTTCGACCAGGCTTCCTCAATTGAGGAATATTGGTGATAGTTCACTTTATGAAATTGCATATCTGATTATTATCGGTCTATTTAGCATACTCATATCATATTTCAATAAAAGTACAAACTCCGATGCTTTCATTTCACCGTTTATGGATATGTTTGAAGTTTTATCTGTGATATTGATTTTAATACTGATTTCGTCAAAAACAAAATTTTTCAAGAATATGATGTTTCATAAAGCTCGCAGAAAGGATAAAGTTGTCTGTTTAATCATATTTACAGTCCTTGCGATTATTGCTTCTTCTTATATCCTTTTCATAAATGACTCTTATGTAAATGTTAGAAGTATGGTTGTTATGACTGCCGGTTTGTTTGGAGGGCCGGTTCTTGGAATTCCTGTTGGAATTATTTCTGGTGTTTACAGGTTGTTTCTTGGAGGGACCACTGCAGTTCCGTGTTCATTTGCCACTATAATCTGCGGATTCTTAGGCAGTGCAATTTATGTACTCAATGGTAAAAAATTTTTAAAGCATTTTTGGGCTGTTATTCTGATGTTTCTATACATAGGATTTGAGATGCTTTTAATCGTTTGGATGTCACCTCAAAACATTTCCATTCCATATGTGCAGGATATTTATCCTCTGATGCTTTTTGGTAATGTTTTGGGAATGATTTTATTTATTATGATTGTTCGAGAAGAAAAAAAGCCTGATATTGATTATGAAGAGTTAAGAATGAGGGAACTTCAAAATACATTAGATGAGTATCAGGATAAGGTTGAACAATTGGAAGAGGATGTTGAATTTTTAAAAAAGAAAATTGAATGA
- a CDS encoding beta-ribofuranosylaminobenzene 5'-phosphate synthase, with the protein MIIRAPARIHMSLIDLNGSYRRIDGGIGLALSEPQFVLEVQQTESGVTLEFADTADDEEAILECSEKIPDAAERTIEHFNIDSGFHFIVHQTYPPHSGFGSGTQIAVSTAHLITETMGIEIASRELSSIVGRGGTSGIGTFTHDLGGFIVDGGHSVEEKPGFLPSGASKAKPATLIARYEFPEDWKILIAIPKVNKHMNGQDEVNVFQDCCPIPKDEVEKVSHLILMNLIPFMLEKNIKEFGWCVSELQKVGFNKLEHSLDDSFLPTMKAIEDAGAYGVGISSFGPVLYTVFDDENADIVEKTKEILGEDGTVFVTKAQNHGFTIEK; encoded by the coding sequence ATGATTATCAGAGCACCCGCTAGAATACATATGTCTTTAATTGACCTAAACGGTTCATATAGAAGAATCGATGGTGGAATTGGCCTTGCTTTATCTGAGCCACAATTTGTCCTTGAAGTACAACAGACTGAAAGCGGAGTAACCCTTGAATTTGCAGATACTGCTGATGATGAAGAGGCTATTTTGGAATGTTCCGAAAAGATTCCTGATGCTGCAGAAAGGACAATTGAACATTTTAATATTGATTCAGGATTCCATTTCATTGTTCATCAAACATATCCTCCACATTCAGGATTTGGAAGTGGAACTCAAATTGCTGTTTCTACAGCTCATTTAATTACAGAAACAATGGGAATTGAAATTGCAAGTAGGGAATTAAGCAGTATTGTTGGAAGGGGAGGAACCTCTGGTATCGGTACTTTTACCCATGATTTGGGAGGATTCATTGTTGACGGCGGTCACAGCGTTGAAGAAAAACCTGGATTTTTACCTTCAGGTGCTTCAAAAGCAAAACCTGCAACATTGATTGCAAGATATGAATTCCCTGAAGATTGGAAAATCCTGATTGCCATTCCTAAAGTCAATAAACATATGAACGGACAGGATGAGGTTAATGTATTCCAGGATTGCTGTCCTATTCCTAAGGATGAAGTGGAAAAGGTATCTCACTTGATTTTAATGAATTTAATACCATTCATGCTTGAAAAGAATATCAAGGAATTCGGATGGTGTGTAAGCGAACTTCAAAAGGTAGGATTCAACAAGCTTGAACATTCCCTTGACGATAGCTTTTTACCTACAATGAAGGCAATCGAGGACGCAGGTGCATATGGTGTCGGAATAAGTTCCTTCGGACCGGTTTTATATACAGTATTTGATGATGAAAATGCTGATATTGTGGAAAAGACAAAAGAAATTCTCGGTGAAGATGGTACTGTATTTGTCACAAAAGCACAGAATCATGGTTTTACAATAGAAAAATAG
- a CDS encoding adhesin: MDYPEGPTDLAQIDSTKYDSQLLGENKLGCVHLHGPFGDESSDIRIAYVIGMHPLESKSHRALFEKLNCFDDLKYCYYLYNINVKDKDSETEGRLEGQLLAQEFIRDDIIDKKYDLFLDIHSNRGTRGPGEYKVNNFIFAPGFDEKSEKIMNVLLSKIPEIKYYAPEYRTSPAYITEPTAEAGIPTIVYETYSYEPIETSCELACKLITSVDELEF, encoded by the coding sequence ATGGATTATCCGGAAGGTCCTACCGATTTGGCTCAAATCGACTCAACTAAATATGACAGTCAACTTTTAGGGGAAAACAAATTGGGATGTGTACATCTGCACGGTCCTTTTGGTGACGAATCATCGGATATTAGGATAGCATACGTAATTGGCATGCATCCGCTTGAAAGCAAATCACACAGAGCGCTGTTTGAAAAGCTGAACTGTTTTGATGATTTGAAATACTGCTACTATCTGTATAATATCAATGTAAAGGATAAGGATTCAGAAACTGAAGGGCGTCTGGAAGGACAGCTTTTGGCTCAGGAATTCATTCGTGACGATATTATCGACAAAAAGTATGATCTGTTTTTGGACATCCACTCCAATAGGGGCACACGCGGGCCAGGTGAATATAAGGTTAACAATTTCATTTTCGCTCCGGGATTTGATGAAAAGTCTGAAAAGATAATGAATGTGCTTCTTTCAAAGATCCCTGAAATAAAGTATTATGCTCCAGAGTACAGGACAAGCCCCGCTTACATAACCGAACCGACCGCAGAGGCAGGCATACCGACTATCGTGTATGAGACCTATTCCTATGAACCCATTGAAACTTCATGTGAATTGGCTTGTAAACTAATTACAAGTGTGGACGAGCTTGAATTCTGA